TGCATTAACGGATACTAGTAATTAAGTTACTAATACTAGAGCATTTGAAGAAAATAGCACTCTCAAAACCAAGAAGCTAATAGATGGGCATgcattagtatatatattatattacatgagaGTAAAAGTTGTAGTTGTACTCATACAAAACATATAGATGACTATCATCTATCAAAAACTGTATGATCTCCAAAAGACCACTTATTCTATCGATCGAGGTTGATTAGCATAATTAGCAagatgcatgcatatatatatatatgatacgaGCGTTCTAATTAAACCCATATGGCTCTGGCCCTTTTCAGTAATGGGAGTAGCTCGTTCCTGAGGTGGAGGCTGTTGACCTCTCTGTTACCACCAATGAACACTTGGCCTATGAACACAGCCGGTAGGCTTTGTTGGCTTCCCAGCTGCCGCAGCTCCTGTTCGATTTGCCGTCCATTTGACACCTGATCGAGCTGATAGACTGTAGGGTTTGCCCCAAAGCTACGTAGCAGTGACTCGACGGTGTGGCTCATGCAGCAAGAGCTCCTGCTGAAGATCACAACTGGCCTGTCAGCCACCAAATCTACCACAGAACCCATTGTTATGAAGGCTCaaaagggttttggttttttgaaaTATGATGATTAGCTAGTGTATGTGTGTGTTAAGAAGCAATTGTGAAGTGAGTTGAAGGCTCTAAATTTGCTGTGAGGAGCTTCTTCTCCAATGGATGTCTATTTATAGAACCAGCTAGTCTAGTACTAGTGTGGTTAGGATTGCAATATTATGTCTTGTAGATAGAATAAAATGTACAAAAAGATGTCGATCGGATTCCCAAATTGCCATTTTATGATTACATGATAATGGCTGAAGTGGCTTTTCGCACATTGTGTCATTGTATAACAAGTTGCATATATAGTAGCATATATGTAAGTGTCGTTTTGTGGATAATAGAGCTTTTATATGTGAagttttctaaaataaataaattgtaccattgaaaaattatgagaaatgatagagCTCCTCTGAGTTCTTCTATGCTAACATTGCATcctaattgtttttaattaaaaataaaataaaattacagtttgattTCTCCctcctatttttattaataaaaataaaaagagtattATGTCAGCATAAAATGACCACAGAAGAATACTAGAAGGGGCTCTAGCAatcctaaaaaattatttaactgCTTTGTAACTATATGCATGTTTGAAGTGGTAACAAAACTAAACAAGTTAACTTCAATTCATTTAGTCCTCCTGATCAACTGTTAAGGGTTTTTCAATCGTAACATCGAATTATCAAAACTCTCAATGTTGGTTTCTCAATTACTGGCCAAGtgaaagttttcttttcttaaaaaaataaataaaataaatcatagcAGCTCGATCTCTTCATCTATTTTGGAGCTAGCTAGCATCAAAAGGAAGCTAAGTTGGCTAGGTAGGGATTTGTAGGCCAGGTTTATCCAATTCGGTGGAACTTTTTCTGTGATATCTAGATTCGCATGGGCAGATCAATTCAAGAAAACTGAAAGccaattaaatagaaaaagacaagaaaaaagaaaaagagaagtgttttgaaaaagaaaaagatgcttaaatataaactataaaggTAAGATCTACCACACATTAATCAAAATCCGATCCATGCAATTGCCgtacaaagagaaaaagaaccCATCGTGGCCGGCcattactacaaaaaaaaaaaaagcttattttCACACGTTGCAGTAATCGGGAAGAAATGCCGCGCTAACATATTCCTTATCGATTAGTGCCTTGAACTGTGGAAAAGgcttattattaattatattaattataatattatgtgattgtatatatatatatatatcttacatGTGTGATTCTCTATCAAAAGTAGTGCATTGGCCTCAGATTGTCGATCcattactacaaaaaaaaagctTGCGATTTATGCCGAAAGAATTACCTACATCGATATAGACCAATACCATTGACTcaacatgcatgcatggtaGGTCCCCTAGATGCGAATGGAGTTAATTGTAACATTCAAACTCGTATTCGTAAAATGTGAATAATTATCTGTATCTGCACGGTTATTGTAGTTATTAAGTGCAATTATTATCCGTTATCTGCAAATAGATATATTATGAGTctattttaaatgcttttaaaaataattttgaccattttttaatcttttgagcttgttttgaaaatataatgtaaCACAAAAAATAGGCTAATTGCATTGGCATTTGCATGTGTGGATAGCAGATATAGACAATTAATATTAGtccgcatgtacacccctaTTCAACAGCATATGATTATTGCTTCATAAATTAGCAATtaatagaaaatggttttcgAACCCGGATAATGAAACCAGGACATTTCCAAAACTAATCAAAAAgccatatatatagagaatagcCCACATATATTTGAAACTCTTTTTCACATAAAAGATCAATTTAGTTATTTCACATATCTACTTTTTCAgtatatgaagaaaaaatatattaggaaaaagaaaagaaaaggggggaGCTATTGCTACTAGGTCCTACAGAAAATTCCTTTCactttcaaaaatcattttattaatgTCTAGCTACATTTTCAATACTAATTGTAAGGTTGAAAGGAGTTGAAATGTCTAGTAGCATAAGTTAATATTGGTAGCAAGCAAGCCAGTGCATTTGGCGTTGCAATTTTACagactaaaaagtaaaaaggtaATACCCCCCACAAATAGCATAAAAATCCGTGTACGTAGAGACCGTACAAGAAGGAACGATGATATATTCCTTAAGGACCCACAACTTTATTCAttccaaaatattatatattccCCGTGAGAAACACATGACTGATTTCAGTCTCAATCAATTGGATATATAATACTATATCATtacctttaatttattctcttgCATGTGATTCTCAACGAAAACTGTATCTAATATCTAGCTATGGACGGTAATTAGATTATAAGCatactatatattattatgCCAGAAAAGGTCCAGACCCTTTCCTATCACTCTTACTTTAGATGCCACTAATTTCTAGCCTAATATTTATAACTAGCTAGCGTATACCTatgatttgtgatttttttcattatatatatatatatatgcgcatACATGGGTGCGCATGCGTGTGCACTGTAGAACCAAACGAGAATTTGTGTACGTGCGAGCATGCGTGCATATATGTGCGCGTGTGCGTGGGAACCAAATCAGAATTCCTTGTTACAGATGCAAAATTTTTATCGTTCATGTACGTTGACAGCATAATGTTTCTATATTAAATATGtcaatatatagatatatatacacatatattcCCATCTAACTTTGGGTTGATGCTGATCGATTATGATTAGGATTTGATGAGCACCTGGTTTTTGAAAAGTGGTTTCTAATGAGTACGGAGTTCTCCTTGAAATTATACACTTCGCTGATAGTACAGAGTTCTCTGACTATATTTGATGGGAACAATATCTCCGGCCTAGGATTTCACATCACCAACTTGGGTGTCAGCTGATAGTATAGATAATATTGTTTGGAAAACTTTCTTTATGATATAGCTGACCAAAATGTACGTATTCTAGCTCTTCTTCgatcttctttgtttttggatgaataaaacgTATTCTCATCTCAAAGAAGCATATATGGCCAAATTCTTTAAAGTTGAATATCGATCATTTTTGCACGTTCTACTGTTATTTATcatctattttaatttttagctaCATTTTGCTGCATATATAGATCTTTCTTCTTACAATTCTACATAAATGTTCAATCCATATCACAAAtagattatttttattattattattattcattggaaaaaaaaaaaaaaaaaaaaaaaggtataattttttgaaagtggTTGTGGGGTGTGAGTGAATTTTGGCGTGTTTGgaacaagaatatatataaagaatgcAAGGACGGTTCGTAGCATCACAATTAAGGTTCTAAAGTCACTACTGTTTGTACAAAAAATTATTCGCCTTTTTCTCCATGGtgacaaagaaagaagaaggttgACCACTTCAATTTATATTGCATGCTTCGATCGCCTTTTATGCTTTTCCTAGATGCGAAAAAGGatgaaatatgatttaaaattaattaaacatggatgacaattaatattatatgcaaCTGGCAAAAAATATTCTCCAAAACATAATCGATCTTTACTAGTATAGATCGAACCTGATCATATATGCATGCAACTCGCAGCAGGTggcgacatatatatatatatatatagctgatCTTTGCTTAAGATATATTATTCTTATCAAAATCTAATTATATATTCTCCACATCTCTAATCAGGTTTGATCATATAATAGCAAGAAAAGATGAATTTCTGTGTCAAAAATTCCCCAAGCGGGTGCAGGTATCTTTTGTACGTACATGAGGTGATagtttattacttaatttattcAACCCCGAGGTCAATTCACACGTACTATTAATTTCTCGTCTTTGTGGGGCTTGTGATGTGGTGTAGTACTGGTTCGCAGAATtacaagaaaatagaagaaaagtcACCTTTAATTAAGTGagtttcttattgaaaaattgatatTATAAACTATTGAAACGTATAGGTACAAGCATTCAAGAGTTGAGACCACGCGCAGAGATTATTAGTTCGaattctctttcttctctcctCGTGgtcatctaaaaaataaaagtattcaTCCTATATTTCTTAGCTTGTAAAAACTTATTTCTTGTCCCCTTGGTGTAATACCTTTATTATAAACAAATGCCTTAGCATGTagtgcatttatttatttaaaaaaaaaaatggcaaagaATTGAATATTGGCGTTAGCTTATAACTCTGATATCATTtaagaactaataataatttaaaaagagataaaggaaaaagagaaaacataGATTTTATATGATTCGGTCTATTACCTACATACACACATCAAAGCATTTTCTTTGGCTACATCTTtcctttttataaatttgat
Above is a genomic segment from Alnus glutinosa chromosome 12, dhAlnGlut1.1, whole genome shotgun sequence containing:
- the LOC133852487 gene encoding monothiol glutaredoxin-S2-like, with product MGSVVDLVADRPVVIFSRSSCCMSHTVESLLRSFGANPTVYQLDQVSNGRQIEQELRQLGSQQSLPAVFIGQVFIGGNREVNSLHLRNELLPLLKRARAIWV